The genomic interval GAAAGATGCCTTCGCCTCGTTCTCGACGGTACGGGCCGTCGTCCACTGTACGGCGCCGTAGCTGGACGCCAGTGCGGTCGCTGTTACCCAGAGGCCCGCGAGAAACAACTTCATCATGGCAGGCACCCCGAACCCGGTCGGGAATAGGTGCCGTCGGAGTCCGCCTCCAGCATGGCCTTTGCGATCACGTCGGCGATTTCGCGCACTGCCGACATATGCGTCGACAGCAGCGCCATGTTCTCGTCCAACCGCATGCGCAACATGCCGAGCTGTTCGGACGTCCTGCGGTCCAGCCCTTCGGACGGAAGGCTTCGACGGGCGCGGTCGAGGTCGAGCAAGGCCTGGCTCTTGCGGTATTCGAACGATTTCAGGTCGATGCCGGCGCGCCGACGGAGCGCCTCGGTCTCGGCTTCGACGACCGCCTGCGCCCGCGCGATCGCGGCATGAAGGGGAGCCAGAACGGCCTCGGGGGGGGAAGGCAAGGAGAGCGGTTTTGCCGGAAGCTGCGTCATGGTCGCTCAGGTCCTGGTTTTCAATGTCGTTGACAGAATCTCGGCGATGCCGATGCCGCCTCGTGCGGCGATCTGCGTGCCGATCTGTTCGGCGAGCATGGATTTCCAGATGCCGCCAGCCGTTCCCGATCCGAAGACGGACTCGGCATCGTCGGGCAGCATCGATTCGACAAACTGTTGCAGCACCAGCGCCTCGAACTTCTGCACCGGCGATGCGGCGCGACCGGCCAGCGTCGTTTCGTTGTGCATGGCGACCCGGGCACTGGCAGCGCTGGACCGCAGATGGACCGGCACGGCGTCGCTCGACGCCTGCCCGAGCGTTTCGGAGAAGGATTCCGATCCCGGTCCCGCCGCATAGGCGAGGCGCTGCAACTTGTCAGCCGCGGCTCTCAGCGCTTGCGGGTCGGCTGCCCGGGCGACGTCGAGAACAAGATCGGTCGGCGGTGCGATCGCCATGGTTCGAGCCTCTCTTCAAGCGTCCACGGAACCGGATGCTAGCGGTTCCAGCTTGCCGGAGGCTTGCGCTCCGCTTCCAAGATGGCGTTCCAGGAGTTCTGTCAGCCGCCGGTTCTCGACGGCCTGACGCTCGAGCCGGGCGACGGTTTGCAGGCGCCGCTCGGTGACCTTCAGCATCCGGCCCTGGCGTGCCATCTCCGCCTCGACCTTCTCGCGCGCCGCCGTCAGCTGGGCCTGTTCCTCGGCGATGCTCTTCAGCCGTTGCGACGCGTTGCGGATGAAGCGGTCGTGGAGGGCGAGTTCGCCTTCCGACAGCGCCTTGAGGACCCGCTCCTGACGCTCCGCCAGTTGTTCGTCCTGGCGATCCAGATTGACCAGCATCCAGGCAGACAGCTGGTGGATTTGCCGCTGGAGCTTCAGGATGCGCCCGATCTCGGTGCTGCTCTTTGACATTTCTGCCTCAACCAAATTTCAGCCAGGTGACATAGCCGTCGAGGAAGACCGTCATGGCCTCGACGACGGCGACGAACAGGAAATACAGGCCACCCGCGATGACGAACGGCATGGCGATGAAATAGACCGGGATCTGCGGCGTCAGCTTGTTGGTCAGTCCGATCGCGAAGTTGACGACGACGCTGTAGACGATGAACGGGCTGCCGATGCGCAACGCCAGGACGAAGGTGGTCGCCAGTTGCTCGGTGAATTGCTCCAGCCCGCTTCTGAGGCTGATGGCGCCGCCGGGCGGGAGGGTCTCGTAGGAGGCGGCGAGACCGCGGAACACCTCCCAGTGGTGACCTGAAATGAAGATGAGGGCCGTCGCCGTCAGCGTCATGAGGCTCGCCAGCGGCGGCAGGGCGTCGGCTCCGTCGATGGCGACTCCCGGAATGTTGGACATGCCGATCGCCATCGCCACCAGCGTGCCGATGGTCTCCAGCGCTGCCATGAACGCGCGTCCGAGCAGGCCGATCAGCAGGCCGACGAACAGTTCGGCGACGATGAACCGCACGGTCGTCGCGAGACTCATGTCGGGCAGGGCTTCGGACATCACCGGCAGCAGCAGGGGCGCAAGGGCCAGCGTCGCCGCAACCGCCACCAGCAGGCGGATGCGCACCGCGATCCGGTCGCTGGAAAAGCCGGGAATGACCATCAGGCAGGCCCCAATGCGGCAGAACAACAGAAAGGTGGCCAGGACCGCCTGCGGGCCGAACTGGGTCAACAGCAGGCCGGCCCCGGTCACGACACGCTGCCGAGGGTGACGACATCGACGCCGCGCGCGATTTCGAGGTGCGACAGCACCGGCAGGGTCGGGAACATGCGCTCGACGATCATGCGCACATAGGGTCGGGCGTCAGGCGCGGCGACGATGGCGAAGCGCTTGCCGGCCTTCATGTGTGTCTTCACCGCCGTCGACATCTCGGAGCCGAATTGCTCCACCAACTGCGGCTCGATGTCGAACTCGATCACGTCTCCCTTGGCATCGCGCTTCAGGCTTTGGTGGAAGGCGAGATCCCAGCGGTTGCCGAGACGCAGGATGTTGAGCGGGCCGCCTTCGGCAAGGTCGCCGCAGATCTGCTGGGCGATGCGCATGCGCACGTGCTCGACCACCTGCTCGGACCGCCGCACGTGCGGCACGATTTCCGCGATCGCCTCGAGGATCAGGTGCAGGTTGCGGATCGAGACGCGCTCGGACAGCAGAAGCTTGAGGACCGCCTGCAGGCCGGAATAGGAGATGTGCGACGGGCAGATGTCGTCGATCAGCTTGCGATATTCGGGATCGAGGCGGTCGAACAGGTTGCGCATGTCCTTGTAGGACAGAAGCTGCGGCAGGTTGTTGCGGATCACCTCGCTCAGATGGGTCAGGATGACGGTGTTGTTGTCGGCGGGCGTCAGGCCTTCGCGCTTGAGCTCCTCGCGATAGGCCATCGGCACCCAGAAGGCGGGCAGGCCGAAGGCGGGCTCGCGGGTGGGGTCGCCGAGCACGGGCAGCTTCTGCTCTTCCGCGGGCATGACCAGGAGTTCGCCGACCCGCAGGTCCTGCGCCGCCACCACCGTGCCGTGAATGCGGATCTGGTAGCTCTTGGGATCGAGGGTCAAGCTGTCGGAGACGCGGATGTCGGGAACGACGAAGCCGTATTGCTCGGCGAACTTGCGCCGCATCTTGCCGACCCTGCGCGCCAGTTCGCCATGCGCGGCGAGCAGCTGCGCAGCGACCTGCTTGCCGAGGCACAGTTCGATCTCCGAGGTCTTCAGGGAGTCCTTGACCGAGTCGCGGCCGTCCGTTTTCGCCTTGGCCTCGGCGGCTTCGGCCTTGGCCTTCTCGGCCTGCCTCTGCTCTGCAAGGCGTCTGGGGATCGTATAGCCGATGAAGGCCATCAGCGCGCCGAGAAGCGCGAACGGAACCGTCGGCAGGCCGGGCATCAGGGCCAGCACCACCATCAGTAGTGCAGCGACGAACAGGGCGCGCGGATAGGCGCCGAGCTGTCCGAGCACGGCCTTGTCGGCCGAACCGCGGGTCCCGCCCTTGGAGACGAGCAGGCCGGCCGCCAGCGACACGATCAGCGCCGGGATCTGGGACACGAGGCCATCGCCCACCGACAGCTTGGTAAAGACGTCGGACGCTTCGGCGACGCTCATGTCGTAGCGGGTGACGCCGATGACGATGCCGCCGAGGATGTTGACCGCGGTGATGATCAGGCCGGCGATGGCATCGCCGCGAACGAACTTGGACGCGCCGTCCATGGCGCCGAAGAAGGTGCTTTCTTCCTCCAGTTCGCGGCGGCGGCGCTGCGCCTCCTTGTCGTTGATCAGGCCGGCGGACAGGTCCGCGTCGATGGCCATCTGCTTGCCGGGGATAGCGTCCAGGGTGAAGCGGGCGCCGACCTCGGCGATGCGAGTCGCGCCCTTGGTGATCACGAGGAAGTTCACCGTGATCAGGATCGCGAACACGATGAGGCCGATGACGAAGTCGCCGCTCATCACGAACTGCGAGAAGCCGTTGATGATGTGGCCGGCCGCGGTCAGCCCCTCGTGGCCGTTGGCCAGGATCACGCGCGTGGTGGCGATGTTGAGCGACAGGCGCAACATGGTCGCGATCAGCAGGATCGTCGGGAAGGAAGAGAAATCCAGAGGCTTCTGGATCCACAGCGCGACCATCAGGATCAGCACCGACAGGGCGATCGACAGGGCAAGGCCGATGTCAATCAGGAACGGGGGGATCGGCAGGAACAGGACAGCCAGGATCAGCACGATGCCGATGGCGAAGCCGATGTCGCGCCGGCTCTCCGGAGTGTCGGGGCCGATGGTGGATACAACTGTCTCGGACATGGGGTCTCCCGATTGGCGGCGCTCGCCGGGGAGAATGGGCCGCGAAGCTTGTGCGAACATGGTGCCCGCCGTCTCCGACGTCCGGGTTGATGGACGTCAATGTGCACAGCCGCGGCTGTGCGATAGTTTAAAGTTAGGAAGTGTCAATCACAGCATCCTGCGTACCAGAGGGGGAGAGGCCATGCGCGTCTTCGTCGGTCCGATCCGAGCCATAGCGATTCTGATCGGCATCGTTGCAGCCGGCGCGACGGTTCAGGTCCACGCCGCCGGCGACGCGCTCGTGCGCAACCTGACCAGCGGCCGGGATCACGCCTCCCTGCAGGACGCGCTGTCCGCTGCCCGCGGCGGCGACCGGCTGGAAGTCGAAGGCGGCCCCATTGTCGGCAACTTCGTCATTGACCGGCCGCTTACCCTGGTCGGCATTTCGGCAGGCGATGAGCCCCCGGTTCTTGACGGTGGCGGCAAGGGCACGGTGCTGACCATCACCTCGCCCAACGTAGCCGTCGAAAATATCGCCCTGACCCATTCAGGTACCACATCGAACCTGTTCTGGTTCTGGGGCGATGCGGGTGTCCATGTCAAAGCCGATGCCGTCAGCCTCCGCAAGCTGCATGTCTATGGCAACGACTGGGGCATCCTGATGTTCGGCGGCCGTGGATCGACCGTCGAAGACTCGCTCGTCGAAGACAATCTGCGCGAAGGGATTAAGGTGATGGGTGGCCGCGAACACCGCCTGAGCCGGAATACAGTCCTGCGCAACAGCAACGGCATTGTCGTTGATGTCCTGCATTCCATGCAGGAATCGCCTCTCGCCCGGCTGAACGATCCGAAAGCGGTGGCGGACCTCGCCGCCGACACGAAAAAAGCGCAACGGTCAGAAGATGTCATGATCGCTGACAATCATGTCCGCGGCAACGGCACCTTCGGAATTTCGGTCACGTGGCATAGCCGTCGGATCATTGTCGAGAACAACGACGTCCATCTGACCGGCATCGAACGCAAGCCCAACCTGGAAGCCATCGCCGCCGTGGAGCATACGATAACCGCTGGCCTGGCTGGCAAGTCGGAAGCCATAGTGAAGCGGGAGAATATCGGGACTGGGATCTACTTATTCTGTCTGGTCGAAGACAGCATTGTCCGCGGCAACGACAGTCACGACAATTTCGGCGCCGGGATCGGCCTCGACACGGTCGACCGAAACAGCGTTGTCTCCAACATCACCCGGACCAACCAAATTGGCGTCTACATTATAAGTTCGAACGAGAACGTGATTGAACGAAACCAGGTTACGGATAACACCGAGTTCGGCATTCGCATCGGCGGCGAAAATCCGCTGACGAAGGCTGCGGCCAATAACCTGGTCGCCCTCAACGACCTGACAGGCAACAAGGTCAACGCCTTCGATTCCTCCAGCCGGACCCTGACGGCAGATGATATGGCCGGCGTCATCGACGCACTGCCCTATCCTGAAGCGGTCAAGGAACAGCTGCGCCGAAACCCGGCGATGCGCACCGAAATCCTTAAAAGCTATCTTGCCGTTCTGAAACCGGCGTCGAACCGCTGGGACAACGGCACGCACGGAAACCGCCACGACGACTTCGACGAGGAGGCAGAGGGCTTCGCGGACCGCAACGGCGACGGCATATCGGAAGCGGCGAAGCCGATCCAGGGCGGCTCCAGCGTCGATCGCCATCCGTTGAGCGAAGCCCTGGTCGCCGACCTGCGCACAACACCCTGAACCGGGACGCGATGCCACCCGGCTTGCAAGGAGATCCTGAGATGCCGCGTCCTATCCTTTGGCTGGCTCGCCTGGTCGCAACAGGCTCCCTGGCGGGCGCCGCGGCGCTGCCGGCTGCCGCTGCCCCCTTGCCGCCGCTTGGCGCGGAACAGATTTGCGGGGTCGTGGAGGCCCATCACTGGCTCGCGCCGCTCACCCTCCCCGGCACGCCGGGCCTGTCCGGCAGTGCCGGCCGGACGCGGAGCTGGCCCGGTCGGGCCGTCGTCCTGCTCGGCGCGGTGAGCGGGCCGGAGTACGACCGGAGGGAGCAGATCAACCGCGTTCTCGCGACATCGGCCGACGGCCGGGTGCTGCAGCCCGGGCCGGGCCAGCTACTGCTGATCCTGCCGATGCAGGATCCCTCGCAGATCGAAGGTGCCGGACGACTGTGCGTTACCGGCTTTTCCGTTCGCGGCGACGAAGGCGGCACCTGGACCGGATACAGGGAGATCGAGCTGTCGCCGCGATGACCGCGGAGCGAGGCGGATCAGTAGTCGGCTGGCCTGAGGAACAACACCTCCAGGTCGCGCTCGGGATAGAAATCGGTTTGCGTCGCCTCGAAGGTCGTCGGTCCGACCTTGCGCACAGTGTCGGCGCAGAAGCTGACGAAATTTTTCGTCGAGCCCTTGTCGACCGTCAGGCGGAAGGTGCCGATCGTACCGCCCGCCCAGTTGCCGCCGGTCTTGAGCACATAGGCGATCCGGCTTTCGTAGAACGGCGGATAGTCGGCTCCGCGCGCACGCGTCTCACGCAGGATCGCGCGTTCAAACGCCTCGTCAAGGCAGTAACGCTCCCGGTAGTCGGCATGCGTCTCGCCCGAGAAGCGGCCATCCTGGAAGAAACTGACGCCGGCCGTGCCGCCGATGCTCGGCTTGTAGCGATGCTCGACCATGATCGAGCGACCCGCGGGGAACGTCATCCGCCACCAGTAGGTCGACCGGAGCGTCCAGGCCGGCGTCGGATGGTCCTTGACGCCGTCGCCGACGTCATAGCGGTCGTTGAAGACCAGTCCGCGGCTCTCCCAGTCCCTGAGCGTCGCCGGCGTCTGCGCCTTCAGCGCCTCGAAAGCCTCGTCCCCGAAGGGAAACAGGGGAACACCGTGACGCTTGAGCAGGTCGGTGACGTCGAGCCCGGCCGCATAGGCCTTCTGCTCGAGAGCGATGTCGACCGGCACGCCTTCGACGGTCGCGCTGAAGCC from Polymorphum gilvum SL003B-26A1 carries:
- a CDS encoding rod-binding protein, translated to MAIAPPTDLVLDVARAADPQALRAAADKLQRLAYAAGPGSESFSETLGQASSDAVPVHLRSSAASARVAMHNETTLAGRAASPVQKFEALVLQQFVESMLPDDAESVFGSGTAGGIWKSMLAEQIGTQIAARGGIGIAEILSTTLKTRT
- the fliR gene encoding flagellar biosynthesis protein FliR, giving the protein MTGAGLLLTQFGPQAVLATFLLFCRIGACLMVIPGFSSDRIAVRIRLLVAVAATLALAPLLLPVMSEALPDMSLATTVRFIVAELFVGLLIGLLGRAFMAALETIGTLVAMAIGMSNIPGVAIDGADALPPLASLMTLTATALIFISGHHWEVFRGLAASYETLPPGGAISLRSGLEQFTEQLATTFVLALRIGSPFIVYSVVVNFAIGLTNKLTPQIPVYFIAMPFVIAGGLYFLFVAVVEAMTVFLDGYVTWLKFG
- the flhA gene encoding flagellar biosynthesis protein FlhA, which codes for MSETVVSTIGPDTPESRRDIGFAIGIVLILAVLFLPIPPFLIDIGLALSIALSVLILMVALWIQKPLDFSSFPTILLIATMLRLSLNIATTRVILANGHEGLTAAGHIINGFSQFVMSGDFVIGLIVFAILITVNFLVITKGATRIAEVGARFTLDAIPGKQMAIDADLSAGLINDKEAQRRRRELEEESTFFGAMDGASKFVRGDAIAGLIITAVNILGGIVIGVTRYDMSVAEASDVFTKLSVGDGLVSQIPALIVSLAAGLLVSKGGTRGSADKAVLGQLGAYPRALFVAALLMVVLALMPGLPTVPFALLGALMAFIGYTIPRRLAEQRQAEKAKAEAAEAKAKTDGRDSVKDSLKTSEIELCLGKQVAAQLLAAHGELARRVGKMRRKFAEQYGFVVPDIRVSDSLTLDPKSYQIRIHGTVVAAQDLRVGELLVMPAEEQKLPVLGDPTREPAFGLPAFWVPMAYREELKREGLTPADNNTVILTHLSEVIRNNLPQLLSYKDMRNLFDRLDPEYRKLIDDICPSHISYSGLQAVLKLLLSERVSIRNLHLILEAIAEIVPHVRRSEQVVEHVRMRIAQQICGDLAEGGPLNILRLGNRWDLAFHQSLKRDAKGDVIEFDIEPQLVEQFGSEMSTAVKTHMKAGKRFAIVAAPDARPYVRMIVERMFPTLPVLSHLEIARGVDVVTLGSVS
- a CDS encoding right-handed parallel beta-helix repeat-containing protein; this translates as MRVFVGPIRAIAILIGIVAAGATVQVHAAGDALVRNLTSGRDHASLQDALSAARGGDRLEVEGGPIVGNFVIDRPLTLVGISAGDEPPVLDGGGKGTVLTITSPNVAVENIALTHSGTTSNLFWFWGDAGVHVKADAVSLRKLHVYGNDWGILMFGGRGSTVEDSLVEDNLREGIKVMGGREHRLSRNTVLRNSNGIVVDVLHSMQESPLARLNDPKAVADLAADTKKAQRSEDVMIADNHVRGNGTFGISVTWHSRRIIVENNDVHLTGIERKPNLEAIAAVEHTITAGLAGKSEAIVKRENIGTGIYLFCLVEDSIVRGNDSHDNFGAGIGLDTVDRNSVVSNITRTNQIGVYIISSNENVIERNQVTDNTEFGIRIGGENPLTKAAANNLVALNDLTGNKVNAFDSSSRTLTADDMAGVIDALPYPEAVKEQLRRNPAMRTEILKSYLAVLKPASNRWDNGTHGNRHDDFDEEAEGFADRNGDGISEAAKPIQGGSSVDRHPLSEALVADLRTTP
- a CDS encoding DUF4424 domain-containing protein, whose translation is MARWRQPFMPAIDTGHRETAAMFRLIALAVLVLAAGPAAANDSIAELKTGGLVLVRTDAISMDREDLFISLDEIQVAYRFRNTTDADVDTIVAFPMPEIQYNPYGDTALPDTANDNFLGFSATVEGVPVDIALEQKAYAAGLDVTDLLKRHGVPLFPFGDEAFEALKAQTPATLRDWESRGLVFNDRYDVGDGVKDHPTPAWTLRSTYWWRMTFPAGRSIMVEHRYKPSIGGTAGVSFFQDGRFSGETHADYRERYCLDEAFERAILRETRARGADYPPFYESRIAYVLKTGGNWAGGTIGTFRLTVDKGSTKNFVSFCADTVRKVGPTTFEATQTDFYPERDLEVLFLRPADY